The following coding sequences lie in one Bacillota bacterium genomic window:
- a CDS encoding transketolase, whose amino-acid sequence MRDGNYGDLEAVAREVRKHIIRMTHAAGSGHPGGSLSAVEILTALFFRVMKVNPEDPCWPQRDRFVLSKGHACPALYAVLAKKGFFPEEDLLTLRRLGSHLQGHPDMRKTPGVEASTGSLGQGLSFSVGLALAGKMDGASWRVYTLVGDGESEEGQIWEAAMAAAHYRLDNLTVFLDWNGLQIDGPVADIMCPLPLEDKWRGFGWEVLTIDGHNYSGILDALAQARHPCGRPAMILARTVKGKGVSFMENQVDWHGKAPSDNEAALALQELGGGMRGD is encoded by the coding sequence ATGAGGGACGGGAACTACGGTGATCTCGAGGCTGTGGCCAGGGAGGTCCGCAAGCACATCATCCGGATGACCCATGCTGCTGGCTCGGGACATCCAGGGGGCTCTCTATCAGCGGTGGAAATCCTCACTGCCCTTTTCTTCCGGGTAATGAAGGTCAACCCGGAAGACCCCTGCTGGCCCCAGCGGGATCGCTTCGTGCTGTCCAAGGGGCACGCCTGCCCAGCGCTCTATGCGGTATTGGCCAAGAAAGGCTTCTTCCCCGAGGAGGACCTTCTCACGCTGCGACGCCTTGGCAGTCACCTGCAGGGACACCCGGATATGAGAAAAACCCCTGGGGTGGAGGCATCTACGGGAAGCCTGGGGCAAGGGCTGTCATTCTCGGTAGGCCTGGCGCTTGCAGGCAAGATGGACGGGGCTTCCTGGAGGGTATACACCCTGGTGGGCGATGGCGAGAGCGAGGAAGGGCAGATCTGGGAGGCAGCCATGGCCGCGGCTCACTACCGCCTGGACAACCTCACGGTGTTCCTCGACTGGAACGGGCTCCAGATCGATGGCCCTGTGGCCGACATTATGTGTCCCCTGCCCTTGGAGGACAAGTGGCGGGGCTTCGGCTGGGAGGTCCTGACCATTGACGGGCACAACTACTCCGGAATACTTGATGCCCTGGCCCAGGCGAGGCATCCCTGCGGCCGGCCCGCAATGATCCTGGCCAGGACCGTCAAGGGGAAGGGCGTCTCCTTCATGGAGAACCAGGTGGACTGGCATGGCAAGGCACCAAGTGACAACGAGGCCGCCCTGGCCTTGCAGGAACTTGGGGGAGGGATGCGTGGTGACTGA